The Delphinus delphis chromosome 10, mDelDel1.2, whole genome shotgun sequence genome includes a region encoding these proteins:
- the TMIE gene encoding transmembrane inner ear expressed protein isoform X1, producing MFGLSECLLRPGPLSAPSQPLASAWLIPLSPDPQPSTAPPKPKPPPLTKETVVFWDMRLWHVVGIFSLFVLSIIITLCCVFNCRVPRTRKEIEARYLQRKAAKIYTDKLETVPPLDELTEVPGGDKKKKKKDSVDTVAIKVEEDEKNEAKKKKEEK from the exons ATGTTTGGACTGAGTGAGTGCTTGCTGAGACCTGGGCCTCTCTCGGCCCCGTCCCAgcccctggcctctgcctggcTCATTCCACTCTCTCCTGACCCACAGCCCAGCACGGCCCCACCCAAGCCCAAGCCGCCCCCGCTGACCAAGGAGACGGTGGTGTTCTGGGATATGCGCCTGTGGCACGTGGTGGGCATCTTCTCGCTCTTCGTGTTGTCCATCA TTATCACTCTTTGCTGTGTCTTCAACTGCCGCGTGCCACGGACCCGGAAGGAGATTGAAGCCCGGTACCTACAGCGAAAGGCAGCCAAGATATACACGGACAAACTAGAGACTGTGCCACCCCTCGATGAGCTCACAGAAGTCCCTGGAG GtgataagaagaagaagaagaaggacagTGTGGATACAGTGGCCATCAAGGTAGAGGAGGATGAGAAGAATGAGgccaagaagaagaaagaagagaaatga
- the TMIE gene encoding transmembrane inner ear expressed protein isoform X2, with product MAGQRLGAGPLWALGGAALGVCLAGVAGQLVEPSTAPPKPKPPPLTKETVVFWDMRLWHVVGIFSLFVLSIIITLCCVFNCRVPRTRKEIEARYLQRKAAKIYTDKLETVPPLDELTEVPGGDKKKKKKDSVDTVAIKVEEDEKNEAKKKKEEK from the exons ATGGCGGGGCAGCGGCTAGGCGCGGGGCCGCTCTGGGCGCTGGGCGGCGCCGCCCTGGGGGTTTGCCTCGCGGGGGTCGCCGGGCAGCTGGTGGAG CCCAGCACGGCCCCACCCAAGCCCAAGCCGCCCCCGCTGACCAAGGAGACGGTGGTGTTCTGGGATATGCGCCTGTGGCACGTGGTGGGCATCTTCTCGCTCTTCGTGTTGTCCATCA TTATCACTCTTTGCTGTGTCTTCAACTGCCGCGTGCCACGGACCCGGAAGGAGATTGAAGCCCGGTACCTACAGCGAAAGGCAGCCAAGATATACACGGACAAACTAGAGACTGTGCCACCCCTCGATGAGCTCACAGAAGTCCCTGGAG GtgataagaagaagaagaagaaggacagTGTGGATACAGTGGCCATCAAGGTAGAGGAGGATGAGAAGAATGAGgccaagaagaagaaagaagagaaatga
- the LOC132431660 gene encoding probable threonine protease PRSS50 produces the protein MGGAVVGPAPGAASQEERRGLFAASRGWSSGVGRWPAGAVPRSPRTSALAHAGLLLMLRLLLLLLLRPAGAAPPLLPQAWPPPLILCVLPQVAWALAKCRGHCPRMPPPTLTPPVPPVPPVPQADVASPGRLPLASRPGPCSTLLLKPTRMSSFPPVASPMSGTPPSGIRRPWLGGDRGWSVCGPMAHICAGTLIASEWVLTVAHCMIQSDVTYSVWVGSPWVDQISKSTVDVLAQHVIVNSHYRSHRYWSGVGRANDIALLKLERPLNYNKYVWPICLPGLDSALKDHALCTVTGWGLPRVDDPNSGRTTEGSMPNRLLLRLRIKQLPGPREEGGLLLLTEVALWEGKATRSSTICPVFPLVHKHGWGTYQKPGTSSSNGHHPSACIGDTWRGSATCPR, from the exons ATGGGGGGCGCCGTCGTGGGGCCAGCCCCGGGAGCGGCATCGCAAGAGGAGCGCCGAGGCTTATTCGCTGCTTCTCGGGGATGGAGCTCTGGTGTGGGGCGCTGGCCGGCTGGCGCAGTCCCCCGCAGCCCCCGAACGTCCGCCCTTGCCCACGCCGGGCTCCTGCTGATGCTACGGctgttactgctgctgctgctgcggccCGCGGGTGCCGCCCCTCCGCTGCTCCCACAGGCCTGGCCTCCACCTCTGATCCTCTGCGTCCTTCCACAGGTTGCTTGGGCGCTGGCAAAGTGCCGGGGGCACTGTCCACGGATGCCCCCGCCGACCTTGACGCCCCCTGTGCCCCCAGTGCCACCTGTCCCTCAGGCGGACGTCGCTTCCCCCGGCAGGCTGCCACTAGCCAGCCGCCCAGGACCCTGCAGTACTCTGCTTCTAAAGCCGACGAGGATGAGTTCCTTTCCC CCTGTGGCTTCTCCTATGAGCGGGACACCACCCTCAGGGATCCGGAGGCCATGGCTCGGCGGTGACCGTGGATGGTCAGTGTGCGGGCCAATGGCACATATCTGTGCAGGCACCCTCATTGCCTCCGAGTGGGTGCTGACCGTGGCCCACTGCATGATCCA GAGTGATGTTACCTATTCAGTGTGGGTGGGGAGTCCATGGGTTGACCAGATATCCAAGTCTACTGTCGACGTCCTGGCGCAGCATGTCATCGTGAACAGCCATTATCGGTCCCATCGGTACTGGTCTGGGGTCGGCCGGGCCAATGACATTGCCCTCCTTAAGCTTGAGCGGCCACTCAACTACAACAAGTATGTCTGGCCCATCTGCCTGCCTGGCTTGGACTCTGCGCTAAAGGACCACGCCCTCTGCACTGTGACAGGCTGGGGACTCCCCAGGGTTGATG ACCCCAACTCTGGAAGGACAACTGAAGGGAGCATGCCAAACCGGCTTCTGTTGCGACTTCGCATCAAGCAACTCCCAGGTCCGAGAGAGGAAGGGGGTCTCCTGCTTTTGACTGAAGTAG CTCTCTGGGAAGGAAAAGCAACCCGTAGCTCAACCATCTGTCCAGTCTTTCCTCTGGTGCATAAGCATGGATGGGGCACCTACCAAAAGCCAGGTACTTCTTCATCTAATGGACACCACCCTTCAGCATGTATTGGGGACACTTGGAGAGGATCAGCAACCTGTCCCAGGTAA